Proteins encoded in a region of the Sphingopyxis sp. OAS728 genome:
- the rpsF gene encoding 30S ribosomal protein S6 — protein MPFYEHVFIARQDLSQAQVDALAETVTNVIGEYKGTVHKTETWGLKQLAYKIQKNRKGHYVMLSAEVSGEAIAEIERQAAINEDIIRWLTIKVDELEKGPSVMMRKQERRGGRGRDRDGEE, from the coding sequence ATGCCGTTTTACGAGCATGTCTTTATCGCGCGTCAGGACCTGAGCCAGGCTCAGGTCGACGCGCTGGCGGAAACCGTCACCAACGTCATCGGCGAATATAAGGGCACGGTTCACAAGACCGAGACCTGGGGCCTCAAGCAGCTCGCCTACAAGATCCAGAAGAACCGCAAGGGTCACTATGTGATGCTGTCGGCCGAAGTGTCGGGCGAAGCGATCGCAGAGATCGAGCGTCAGGCTGCGATCAACGAAGATATCATCCGCTGGCTCACCATCAAGGTCGATGAACTCGAAAAGGGTCCGTCGGTGATGATGCGCAAGCAGGAACGTCGTGGCGGCCGCGGCCGTGACCGCGACGGCGAAGAATAA
- a CDS encoding LD-carboxypeptidase → MRIGIVAPSTPILPDDAEAVRALASLGYPDVELVFDPQCFATHGHFAGEDGHRFAALVEMANRPDIDAVWFARGGYGACRIAEDAVAAMTDVARGKTFLGYSDQGNLLGALYREGFDHVAHGPMVADIRRDGGDAAVLRALDWLVARDPGACEPGLQHGARNAAFNLMTLSMLLGTPLEPDLSGHVLLIEEVSEYLYAFDRAFFHVTGYLGPRGLAGLRLGRFSDIRENDRPFGMEAEEIAQGWCARAGIAWLGRADIGHDAANKVVPFGLHRAG, encoded by the coding sequence ATGCGTATAGGAATAGTAGCCCCGTCGACCCCGATCCTGCCAGACGATGCCGAGGCGGTGCGCGCGCTCGCCAGCCTCGGCTATCCCGACGTCGAGCTGGTTTTCGACCCGCAATGCTTCGCGACGCACGGCCATTTCGCGGGAGAGGACGGGCATCGTTTCGCCGCGCTCGTCGAAATGGCGAACCGCCCCGATATCGACGCGGTCTGGTTCGCGCGTGGCGGCTATGGCGCATGCCGGATCGCCGAGGATGCGGTGGCGGCGATGACCGACGTGGCGCGGGGCAAGACGTTTCTCGGCTATTCGGATCAGGGCAATCTGCTCGGCGCCCTCTACCGCGAAGGCTTCGACCATGTCGCGCATGGTCCGATGGTTGCCGATATCCGCCGTGACGGCGGCGACGCCGCGGTGCTCCGCGCGCTCGACTGGCTCGTCGCGCGCGATCCGGGGGCGTGCGAGCCGGGCTTGCAGCATGGCGCGCGCAATGCGGCGTTCAACCTGATGACGCTGTCGATGCTGCTTGGCACCCCGCTCGAACCCGATCTTTCGGGCCATGTCCTGCTGATCGAGGAGGTCAGCGAATATCTCTACGCCTTCGACCGCGCCTTCTTCCATGTCACCGGCTATCTGGGGCCGCGCGGGCTTGCGGGGCTGCGGCTGGGGCGCTTCAGCGACATTCGCGAAAACGACCGTCCATTCGGCATGGAAGCCGAAGAAATCGCGCAGGGCTGGTGTGCGCGTGCCGGCATCGCGTGGCTCGGCCGGGCGGACATCGGCCACGACGCGGCGAACAAGGTCGTGCCCTTCGGCTTGCATCGCGCGGGGTGA
- the fabD gene encoding ACP S-malonyltransferase — protein MRAFIFPGQGSQAVGMGKALSDASPVAREVFQEVDDALGQKLFQLMSEGPEDQLVLTENAQPAIMANAIATLRVLEKEGGVTLSAKADYVAGHSLGEYTALCAAGAFDLATTARLLKTRGQAMQAAVPVGIGAMAALLGADIETAQKLADAAADGEICTVANDNDPSQVVISGHKGAVERAVALVKDFGIKRGVLLPVSAPFHCPLMQPAADAMAEALGANPPAAPLVPVVANVTASPVSDPDTIRDLLVSQVTGRVRWRESVASMEDIGVAHFVEFGGKVLSPMVKRSASGEVETISVISMDDIEALLKSL, from the coding sequence ATGCGCGCATTCATCTTTCCGGGTCAGGGCAGCCAGGCAGTCGGCATGGGCAAGGCGCTTTCCGACGCCTCGCCGGTCGCACGCGAAGTGTTTCAGGAGGTCGACGACGCGCTCGGCCAGAAGCTGTTCCAGCTGATGAGCGAAGGTCCCGAGGACCAGCTGGTCCTTACCGAAAATGCCCAGCCCGCGATCATGGCGAACGCGATCGCGACGCTGCGCGTGCTCGAGAAGGAAGGCGGCGTGACGCTGTCGGCCAAGGCCGATTATGTCGCGGGCCACAGCCTCGGCGAATATACCGCGCTCTGCGCCGCGGGAGCATTCGACCTTGCGACCACCGCGCGCCTTTTGAAGACGCGCGGGCAGGCGATGCAGGCGGCGGTGCCCGTCGGCATCGGCGCGATGGCGGCGCTGCTCGGCGCCGATATAGAGACAGCGCAGAAGCTTGCCGATGCCGCCGCCGACGGCGAAATCTGCACCGTCGCCAACGACAATGACCCGTCGCAGGTCGTGATCTCGGGCCACAAGGGCGCGGTCGAGCGCGCGGTCGCGCTGGTCAAGGATTTTGGCATCAAGCGCGGTGTGCTGCTGCCGGTGTCGGCGCCTTTTCACTGCCCGCTGATGCAGCCCGCCGCCGATGCGATGGCCGAGGCGCTCGGTGCGAACCCGCCGGCGGCCCCGCTGGTCCCCGTTGTCGCCAATGTCACAGCCAGCCCGGTGAGCGACCCCGACACGATCCGAGACCTGCTCGTGAGCCAGGTCACCGGCCGCGTCCGCTGGCGCGAAAGCGTTGCGTCGATGGAGGATATCGGCGTCGCGCACTTCGTCGAATTCGGCGGCAAGGTCCTGTCGCCAATGGTCAAGCGCAGCGCGTCGGGCGAAGTCGAGACGATCAGCGTGATTTCGATGGATGACATCGAAGCGTTGCTCAAGTCGCTCTAA
- a CDS encoding Mur ligase family protein, which produces MAENKSYFFCGIGGSGMLPLAMIVAARGAAVSGSDRSRDQGRTPEKFAWLESQGIAFYPQDGSGPRMGQILVASAAIEDSVPDIAAANALALPRMTRADLNAALFNDADSAIGVGGTSGKSTVTGMIGWILENTGRKPTVMNGAVMRNFSGDDRPFASALVGDAAIYVSEVDESDGSIALYRPDVAVVTNISLDHKSLEELHRLFGDFAAKARVAVINADDPESAPLMRGGNALSFGFSDPATVRGSDFEALPDGCRFAANVDGYRYEIRLRMPGRHNAANALAAIAAARAVDIPVAEAVNALASFAGLARRYEVLGQANDVTVIDDFAHNPDKVAATLAAVAELPGRALFFFQPHGYGPLRQMGKELAASFAKGMRDDDKLFVCDPVYFGGTVDRSIGSEVLVADIVAGGADAVHLTTRANCGAAILDEAKAGDRILILGARDDTLTEFGRELLEKLALRA; this is translated from the coding sequence ATGGCCGAAAACAAATCCTATTTCTTCTGCGGCATCGGCGGGTCAGGTATGTTGCCGCTCGCGATGATCGTTGCGGCGCGCGGCGCAGCGGTTTCGGGTTCGGACCGCAGCCGCGACCAGGGCCGGACGCCCGAAAAATTCGCCTGGCTCGAAAGCCAGGGCATCGCCTTTTATCCGCAGGACGGCAGCGGGCCGCGCATGGGCCAGATTCTCGTCGCATCGGCGGCGATCGAGGATAGCGTTCCCGATATCGCCGCCGCCAACGCCCTCGCCCTGCCGCGCATGACGCGCGCCGACCTCAACGCCGCGCTGTTCAACGATGCCGACAGCGCGATCGGCGTCGGCGGGACGAGCGGCAAATCGACCGTCACCGGGATGATCGGCTGGATCCTCGAAAACACGGGCCGCAAGCCGACGGTGATGAACGGCGCCGTAATGCGCAATTTCTCGGGCGACGACCGCCCCTTTGCCAGCGCGCTCGTCGGCGATGCCGCCATCTATGTCAGCGAGGTCGACGAAAGCGACGGGTCGATCGCGCTTTATCGCCCCGATGTCGCGGTCGTCACCAACATCAGCCTCGATCACAAGAGCCTCGAAGAACTGCACCGGCTGTTCGGTGATTTTGCCGCGAAAGCGCGCGTCGCGGTGATCAACGCCGACGATCCCGAATCCGCGCCGTTGATGCGCGGCGGCAATGCTCTGAGCTTCGGTTTCAGCGACCCCGCGACGGTGCGCGGCAGCGATTTCGAAGCGCTGCCCGACGGTTGCCGCTTTGCGGCGAACGTCGACGGCTACCGCTACGAGATACGTCTTCGCATGCCGGGGCGTCACAACGCCGCCAACGCCCTCGCCGCGATCGCCGCCGCACGCGCGGTCGATATCCCGGTTGCCGAGGCGGTCAACGCGCTGGCGAGCTTCGCCGGTCTCGCACGCCGTTACGAGGTACTGGGTCAGGCGAACGACGTCACCGTCATCGACGATTTTGCGCACAATCCCGACAAGGTCGCCGCGACGCTGGCCGCGGTCGCCGAACTGCCCGGCCGTGCGCTGTTTTTTTTCCAGCCGCACGGTTACGGTCCGCTGCGCCAGATGGGCAAGGAACTGGCGGCGAGCTTTGCAAAGGGAATGCGCGACGACGACAAGCTTTTCGTCTGCGACCCGGTCTATTTCGGCGGCACGGTCGACCGCAGTATCGGCAGCGAGGTACTGGTCGCCGATATCGTCGCGGGCGGCGCTGATGCAGTCCACCTGACCACCCGAGCCAATTGCGGCGCCGCGATACTCGACGAAGCGAAAGCAGGCGACCGCATCCTCATCCTCGGCGCGCGCGACGACACGCTCACCGAATTCGGCCGCGAACTGTTGGAAAAGCTCGCCCTCCGCGCTTGA
- the rpsR gene encoding 30S ribosomal protein S18 — protein MARPFFRRRKTCPFSQKDAPVIDYKDVRLLQGYLSERGKIVPSRITAVSTKKQRELAKAIKRSRHIGLLPYIVK, from the coding sequence ATGGCACGACCCTTTTTCCGCCGCCGCAAGACCTGCCCCTTCAGCCAGAAGGACGCACCGGTCATCGATTACAAGGACGTCCGCCTGCTCCAGGGTTACCTGTCGGAGCGCGGCAAGATCGTCCCGTCGCGGATCACCGCGGTGTCCACCAAGAAGCAGCGTGAGCTGGCGAAGGCGATCAAGCGCTCGCGCCACATCGGCCTGCTCCCCTACATTGTGAAGTAA
- the fabG gene encoding 3-oxoacyl-[acyl-carrier-protein] reductase gives MFDLTGMTALVTGASGGIGSAIAQALAAQGARLAVSGSNADKLNAFRDTLGGDHVALPCNLGDGAAVDALVPSAVEALSQLDILVNNAGVTRDNLIMRMKDEEWMDVIRINLEANFRLARAAAKPMMKARFGRIISITSVVGATGNPGQANYAASKAGVTGMTKALAQELASRGVTANCVAPGFIATAMTDDLPDAQKEALNQRIPAGRMGEGSDIAAAVVYLASKEAGYVTGQTLHVNGGMAMLS, from the coding sequence ATGTTCGATCTTACCGGCATGACCGCCCTCGTCACCGGCGCTTCGGGCGGTATCGGTTCGGCCATCGCGCAGGCGCTTGCGGCGCAGGGCGCACGTCTCGCGGTCTCGGGCTCCAATGCGGACAAGCTCAATGCCTTTCGCGATACGCTCGGCGGCGATCATGTAGCCTTGCCGTGCAACCTTGGCGACGGTGCCGCGGTCGACGCGCTCGTGCCGTCGGCGGTCGAAGCGCTGAGCCAACTCGATATTCTCGTCAACAACGCCGGCGTGACGCGCGACAATCTGATCATGCGGATGAAGGATGAGGAGTGGATGGATGTCATCCGCATCAACCTCGAAGCCAATTTCCGTCTCGCGCGCGCCGCTGCGAAGCCGATGATGAAGGCGCGCTTCGGCCGTATCATCTCGATCACCAGCGTCGTCGGCGCGACCGGCAACCCGGGGCAGGCCAATTATGCCGCGTCGAAGGCGGGCGTCACCGGCATGACCAAGGCGTTGGCGCAGGAACTTGCGAGCCGCGGCGTCACCGCCAATTGTGTTGCGCCGGGCTTCATCGCGACCGCGATGACCGACGACCTGCCCGACGCACAGAAGGAAGCGCTGAACCAGCGCATCCCGGCGGGCCGGATGGGTGAGGGTAGCGATATCGCCGCGGCCGTCGTCTATCTCGCGTCGAAAGAGGCGGGCTATGTCACCGGGCAGACGTTGCATGTGAACGGCGGGATGGCCATGCTGTCCTGA